A region from the Pirellulales bacterium genome encodes:
- a CDS encoding transposase: MPRPLRPIEDGLIYHVIDRGNNRQDVFHKEADFQAFRKALGELKQRKPFELYGYCLLNNHFHLLVRPRAASISRIMQSLLVSHTQRYHQHYHSGGHVWQGRFKSPVIQNDEHLLTVLRYIEANPLRATIVGRAEEYRWSSYRAHGLGEADELLDPLCIYEQLSPYAAVRQRLWEKKVHLPIEERVLAAIRRSSATGLPYGGEGWVKALAKKLDLDLTIRPRGRPRKAESEKSF, translated from the coding sequence ATGCCGCGACCGCTACGACCTATCGAGGATGGCCTGATTTACCACGTCATCGACCGTGGGAACAACCGTCAAGACGTGTTCCACAAAGAGGCCGACTTCCAGGCATTCCGGAAAGCGCTAGGCGAGCTGAAACAGCGGAAGCCGTTCGAGCTGTACGGCTACTGCCTTTTGAATAACCACTTTCATCTTCTGGTCCGGCCGCGGGCGGCCTCCATCAGCCGCATCATGCAGAGCCTGCTGGTCTCGCACACGCAGCGCTATCACCAACACTACCACTCCGGCGGCCACGTGTGGCAAGGACGGTTCAAAAGCCCCGTCATCCAGAATGACGAGCACCTGCTGACCGTCCTGAGGTACATCGAGGCGAATCCGCTACGGGCAACGATTGTCGGACGCGCGGAAGAGTATCGTTGGAGCAGTTACCGCGCGCACGGTCTGGGCGAAGCCGACGAATTGCTCGACCCGCTCTGCATTTACGAGCAGTTATCGCCGTACGCCGCCGTTCGTCAGCGTCTCTGGGAAAAGAAGGTTCATCTGCCTATCGAGGAGCGGGTTTTGGCGGCGATTCGTCGTTCTTCCGCGACCGGTTTGCCCTATGGCGGCGAGGGCTGGGTAAAAGCTCTCGCCAAAAAACTCGACCTGGACCTGACCATCCGGCCTCGCGGCCGACCGCGCAAAGCGGAATCTGAAAAATCGTTCTGA